From Leifsonia sp. fls2-241-R2A-40a, one genomic window encodes:
- the fliF gene encoding flagellar basal-body MS-ring/collar protein FliF, with amino-acid sequence MPQQVSGFLRRLGDTIRGFSVAQRVIAIIGVAVVVLGITGISMWASQPSYTPLFSGVAATDASAIVDQLRTDNVPYQLTDGGATILVPQEKVYDERLKAASAGLPASTTGGYSLLDKMGVTSSEFQQNVTYKRAMEGELGNTIGAMKGVKTASVRLAIPEDTVFAAEKKDPTASVFVETQSGVTLSADQVQAIVHLTSAAVPGMKPTDVAVVDADGTVLSTVGGGATGGADKQANDYETRVKSAVQEMLDKVVGPGNATVAVAADVSTESAQRTEESYTTPTAAPSLSETTQKETYTGSGGAGSAGVLGPDNLAVPNGGSGNGTFNSESSTKDNAVDKVTEQRTIPAGAINRQTVSVALNSDAVGSVSANEIRNLVNAAAGIDVKRGDAVSVEMVPFSKTGATEAAKALKEAKDAAAADQLSSIIRTTVIAAAIVAAAIIVFALFRRGRRRAAEEAALAGDTDTLALDAAAFPIALEQAAPTVPMQLDPLPDLSPDPAEVEADRRRAEIDALAERDPQRTAEFLRSLMDDRAGV; translated from the coding sequence ATGCCCCAGCAGGTGAGTGGATTCCTCCGGCGGCTCGGCGACACGATCCGCGGCTTCTCTGTGGCCCAGCGGGTCATCGCCATCATCGGCGTCGCGGTGGTCGTGCTCGGCATCACGGGCATCTCGATGTGGGCGTCGCAGCCGTCGTACACGCCGTTGTTCTCGGGTGTCGCCGCCACGGATGCGTCGGCGATCGTCGACCAGCTCCGCACCGACAACGTGCCGTACCAGCTGACCGACGGGGGAGCGACCATCCTCGTCCCGCAGGAGAAGGTCTACGACGAGCGCCTGAAGGCCGCCTCGGCCGGCCTCCCCGCGTCGACGACCGGCGGATACTCGCTGCTGGACAAGATGGGCGTCACGTCGTCCGAGTTCCAGCAGAACGTGACCTACAAGCGCGCGATGGAGGGTGAGCTCGGCAACACGATCGGCGCCATGAAGGGCGTCAAGACCGCCTCGGTGCGTCTGGCGATCCCTGAGGACACCGTGTTCGCAGCCGAGAAGAAGGATCCGACCGCCTCCGTCTTCGTCGAGACCCAGAGCGGCGTCACGCTCAGCGCCGATCAGGTGCAGGCCATCGTGCACCTCACGAGCGCGGCCGTTCCCGGCATGAAGCCGACGGATGTCGCAGTGGTCGACGCCGACGGGACCGTGCTGAGCACGGTCGGCGGGGGCGCGACCGGGGGAGCGGACAAGCAGGCCAACGACTACGAGACGCGCGTGAAGTCGGCGGTCCAGGAGATGCTCGACAAGGTGGTCGGTCCGGGCAACGCCACGGTCGCCGTCGCCGCGGACGTCAGCACCGAGAGCGCCCAGCGGACCGAGGAGTCGTACACGACCCCGACCGCGGCGCCGTCGCTCAGCGAGACGACTCAGAAGGAGACCTACACGGGCTCCGGCGGCGCCGGCAGCGCCGGGGTGCTCGGGCCGGACAACCTGGCCGTCCCGAACGGCGGCAGCGGGAACGGCACCTTCAACTCCGAGTCGAGCACCAAGGACAACGCGGTCGACAAGGTCACCGAGCAGCGCACCATCCCGGCCGGCGCCATCAACCGGCAGACCGTCTCGGTCGCGCTCAACTCCGACGCGGTCGGCAGCGTCAGCGCCAACGAGATCCGCAACCTCGTCAACGCGGCCGCCGGGATCGACGTCAAGCGCGGCGACGCGGTCAGCGTCGAGATGGTGCCGTTCAGCAAGACCGGCGCGACCGAGGCGGCGAAGGCGCTCAAGGAGGCGAAGGATGCCGCCGCGGCCGACCAGCTGAGCAGCATCATCCGCACCACGGTGATCGCCGCAGCGATCGTGGCAGCAGCGATCATCGTTTTCGCGCTCTTCCGCCGGGGCCGCCGCCGCGCAGCGGAGGAGGCGGCGCTCGCGGGCGACACCGACACGCTGGCGCTCGACGCGGCCGCGTTCCCGATCGCGCTCGAGCAGGCCGCGCCGACCGTGCCGATGCAGCTGGACCCGCTGCCCGACCTCTCACCCGACCCGGCGGAGGTCGAGGCAGACCGCCGCCGCGCCGAGATCGACGCTCTCGCCGAGCGCGACCCGCAGCGGACCGCGGAGTTCCTGCGCAGCCTCATGGATGACAGGGCAGGCGTATGA
- a CDS encoding flagellar hook-length control protein FliK: MSPPAGRSGQTAPAGRAGSGQAFDAFLRGAVDAAPGDDRAVSRPKTARNERGTTDQADTAGSGRAAQSAGKDAAPASVADGTVAPAKADAVAGAATAAASAQGVPVAVTAAAATAPNAAAAVAPDALAVPAGGAPAAATVTSVVSAASPAVVPDAGAAGAATTTVAAPLAETTQLAASGAAGAASTATAAAVADSVPSARPATGGPSSRPATPSASAPAPAAGETAVTPAATSTTDSAPVRPAASTDTVSARDEPTATAVATTAPAVQRASAPNANAAPATPVAAPVTPAVASPASDGLSRTGASTRPEPGKTEPVTSPASAAPQPMPLLERPSAAPPVTAPSPAAAPQPSLGTQLARPVFTLAAAGAGEHVMTVHVTPDTLGPVTVRAHVGGEGVRVELFAPTDLGRDALRAILPDLRRDLSGAGLSGTLDLSSQNQPSPQQDAPAGGRHGEAEQRADEPRAAVAATASTRSTPAAPADGSAHTIDLIV, translated from the coding sequence GTGTCACCGCCCGCGGGTCGCTCCGGGCAGACCGCGCCCGCTGGACGTGCCGGTTCGGGGCAGGCGTTCGACGCGTTCCTCCGCGGAGCGGTGGATGCTGCGCCCGGCGACGATCGCGCGGTGTCGCGGCCCAAGACGGCCCGGAACGAGCGCGGGACGACGGACCAGGCGGATACGGCCGGCTCGGGACGGGCCGCACAGTCTGCCGGGAAGGATGCGGCGCCGGCGTCGGTGGCCGACGGCACTGTCGCGCCTGCGAAGGCGGACGCCGTTGCCGGCGCCGCGACCGCGGCAGCGTCCGCGCAGGGCGTTCCGGTCGCGGTGACGGCGGCGGCTGCGACAGCGCCGAATGCTGCGGCTGCGGTCGCGCCGGATGCGCTCGCCGTCCCCGCCGGAGGCGCGCCCGCGGCCGCCACGGTCACGAGCGTTGTGTCCGCAGCCTCACCCGCCGTAGTGCCGGACGCCGGTGCCGCCGGTGCGGCGACGACAACGGTCGCAGCACCGCTCGCCGAGACGACGCAGCTCGCCGCCTCCGGTGCGGCCGGTGCGGCGAGCACAGCAACCGCGGCAGCAGTCGCCGACTCCGTGCCGTCCGCTCGCCCCGCGACGGGTGGGCCGTCCAGCCGCCCGGCGACTCCGTCGGCCTCTGCGCCTGCGCCCGCGGCCGGAGAGACCGCGGTCACACCGGCGGCCACGTCCACCACCGACTCCGCTCCGGTCCGGCCCGCAGCATCCACGGACACGGTGTCCGCTCGAGACGAGCCGACCGCGACCGCGGTCGCAACCACCGCCCCGGCGGTGCAGCGCGCATCGGCTCCCAACGCGAACGCCGCCCCGGCCACACCGGTCGCAGCGCCCGTCACTCCGGCGGTGGCGAGCCCGGCGAGCGACGGGCTGAGCCGGACCGGCGCATCCACTCGCCCGGAACCCGGCAAGACCGAACCGGTCACCTCCCCGGCCTCCGCGGCACCGCAGCCGATGCCGCTCCTGGAGCGTCCGTCGGCCGCTCCGCCGGTCACCGCGCCGTCCCCGGCCGCGGCTCCGCAGCCCAGCCTCGGCACTCAGCTCGCGCGTCCGGTCTTCACGCTCGCGGCGGCGGGAGCGGGCGAGCACGTGATGACCGTGCACGTCACCCCCGACACCCTCGGGCCCGTCACCGTGCGTGCGCACGTCGGCGGGGAGGGGGTGCGGGTCGAGCTGTTCGCCCCCACCGACCTCGGACGCGACGCGCTTAGGGCCATCCTGCCCGATCTGCGCCGCGACCTCAGCGGCGCCGGGCTGAGCGGCACCCTCGACCTGTCGTCGCAGAACCAGCCCTCCCCGCAGCAGGACGCCCCTGCCGGTGGCCGGCACGGAGAAGCAGAGCAGCGTGCGGACGAGCCGCGCGCGGCCGTCGCGGCCACCGCATCCACCCGATCCACTCCCGCCGCGCCCGCGGACGGGTCCGCCCACACCATCGACCTGATCGTCTAG
- a CDS encoding flagellar hook capping FlgD N-terminal domain-containing protein produces the protein MAVDPITGADTASTGGIYSSTPARAPKQSLDSEAFMQLLVTQLRNQDPSSPMDTNQMIAQTTQLATMEKLTSMDTTAQEGFALQMRQAAAALIGHTVNYLDKNGDTQTGIASSVSYAGAVPIVSIGDQKIALDSILGVVTPAATGTGGSSAPAA, from the coding sequence GTGGCCGTCGACCCCATCACCGGAGCCGATACCGCCTCCACGGGCGGCATCTACTCGTCCACCCCCGCCCGCGCGCCGAAGCAGTCGCTCGACAGCGAGGCGTTCATGCAGCTGCTGGTCACCCAGCTCCGCAACCAGGACCCGAGCTCGCCGATGGACACCAACCAGATGATCGCGCAGACCACCCAGCTGGCGACCATGGAGAAGCTGACCAGCATGGACACCACCGCACAGGAGGGCTTCGCCCTGCAGATGCGGCAGGCCGCGGCCGCCCTCATCGGGCACACCGTCAACTATCTGGACAAGAACGGCGACACCCAGACCGGCATCGCCTCCTCCGTGTCGTACGCGGGGGCCGTCCCGATCGTCTCCATCGGCGACCAGAAGATCGCCCTCGACAGCATCCTCGGCGTGGTCACCCCCGCCGCCACCGGCACCGGCGGATCCTCCGCACCGGCCGCCTGA
- a CDS encoding FliI/YscN family ATPase, producing MSALLSRWDAAVGAAGVERVGRVTAVVGLGAELEGVPAALGDVVVIGENPGVHAEVVATTADRVKVMPYGPLTGIAAGAPARAVRAPLLVPTGRGMLGRVVDALGRPVDGRGPIEPDGFVTLGNRAPDAMRRARILQPLGLGVRVLDTMVTTGRGQRLGLFAGSGVGKSSLLSMIARGTDAQVSVIALVGERGREVREFLEDDLGPAGLARSVVVVATSDEPAVMRLRAAFAATRIAEAFRDEGADVVLMMDSLTRVAMAQREIGLSAGEPPATRGYPPSTFSLLAQLLERAGTGETGSITGLYTVLVDGDDHNEPIADAARSILDGHVVLDRKLSVIGHFPSVDVLGSVSRLASRVATPQQRAAAVALRSILAAKVAAQDLLDVGAYKPGTNPKVDAAVAHADAIDAFLRQAIDEPAAAAESWARLDSLIGMLGGV from the coding sequence GTGAGCGCCCTGCTCAGCCGATGGGACGCCGCGGTCGGCGCTGCGGGCGTCGAGCGGGTCGGACGGGTGACGGCGGTCGTCGGCCTCGGGGCCGAACTGGAGGGCGTGCCGGCCGCGCTCGGCGACGTCGTCGTGATCGGCGAGAACCCCGGCGTGCACGCCGAGGTCGTCGCGACCACGGCCGACCGGGTGAAGGTGATGCCGTACGGACCGCTGACCGGCATCGCCGCGGGAGCCCCGGCGCGGGCTGTTCGCGCTCCCCTCCTCGTCCCGACCGGTCGAGGGATGCTCGGACGTGTCGTGGATGCGCTGGGCCGGCCGGTCGACGGCCGCGGCCCGATCGAACCCGACGGCTTCGTCACCCTCGGCAACCGCGCGCCGGACGCCATGCGCCGCGCGCGCATCCTGCAACCGCTCGGGCTGGGCGTGCGGGTGCTGGACACCATGGTGACGACCGGCCGCGGCCAGAGGCTGGGCCTGTTCGCGGGATCAGGGGTGGGCAAGTCGTCCCTGCTGTCGATGATCGCCCGCGGCACCGATGCGCAGGTGTCGGTGATCGCCCTGGTGGGGGAGCGCGGCCGCGAGGTGCGCGAGTTCCTCGAAGACGACCTCGGTCCCGCCGGCCTCGCGCGATCGGTGGTCGTCGTGGCCACGTCGGACGAGCCGGCCGTCATGCGCCTGCGCGCCGCGTTCGCGGCGACACGCATCGCCGAGGCGTTCCGGGACGAGGGCGCCGACGTCGTCCTCATGATGGACTCCCTCACCCGCGTCGCGATGGCGCAGCGCGAGATCGGACTCTCCGCAGGCGAGCCGCCGGCGACGCGCGGCTATCCGCCGTCGACGTTCTCGCTGCTCGCGCAGCTGCTGGAACGGGCCGGGACCGGCGAGACCGGCTCGATCACCGGCCTCTACACGGTGCTCGTGGACGGCGACGACCACAACGAGCCGATCGCGGACGCGGCCCGGTCCATCCTCGACGGGCACGTCGTGCTCGACCGGAAACTCTCCGTGATCGGCCACTTCCCGTCGGTCGACGTGCTCGGCTCGGTGTCGCGGCTGGCGTCGCGCGTGGCCACGCCGCAGCAGCGGGCCGCGGCGGTGGCGCTGCGCAGCATCCTCGCGGCCAAGGTCGCCGCGCAGGATCTGCTCGACGTCGGCGCGTACAAGCCGGGGACGAACCCCAAGGTGGATGCGGCGGTCGCGCACGCCGATGCGATCGACGCATTCCTGCGCCAGGCCATCGACGAGCCCGCCGCCGCGGCGGAGTCGTGGGCCCGGTTGGACTCGCTCATCGGGATGCTGGGAGGCGTGTGA
- a CDS encoding C40 family peptidase, whose protein sequence is MSITDAIGRISQIQATLVQLETPQRATALNGSSSSASSAVSSAASSTSATDFASALSGALGATDTASTGGPTGADVVADAKKYLGVPYVFGGTSASGLDCSGLVQRVFKDLGVDVPRLVSGQSTVGTEVPSLAQAQPGDLIVTNGGEHIVIYAGDGKVIHAPSEGRNVSLVNNWMDDSDIVTIRRVLPQAAPAAAAAATSATSVAGTAAGSASASSAQADMMRSLFASLMQGGSL, encoded by the coding sequence ATGAGCATCACGGACGCGATCGGGCGGATCTCGCAGATCCAGGCGACACTGGTGCAACTGGAGACCCCGCAGCGGGCGACCGCGCTGAACGGGTCGTCGTCTTCCGCTTCCTCGGCCGTCTCGTCGGCCGCCTCGAGCACCTCCGCAACGGACTTCGCCTCGGCGCTCTCGGGGGCCCTCGGGGCGACGGACACCGCGTCGACCGGCGGCCCCACCGGGGCGGATGTCGTCGCGGACGCCAAGAAGTACCTCGGCGTGCCGTACGTGTTCGGCGGAACGAGCGCGTCGGGGCTCGACTGCTCCGGGCTCGTCCAGCGCGTCTTCAAGGACCTCGGGGTCGACGTGCCCCGGCTCGTCTCCGGGCAGTCGACGGTCGGCACCGAGGTGCCCTCACTCGCCCAGGCCCAGCCCGGCGACCTCATCGTCACGAACGGCGGCGAGCACATCGTCATCTACGCGGGTGACGGCAAGGTCATCCACGCCCCCAGCGAAGGACGCAACGTGAGTCTCGTGAACAACTGGATGGACGACTCCGACATCGTCACGATCCGGCGGGTGCTGCCGCAGGCGGCGCCTGCGGCAGCGGCGGCGGCGACGTCGGCGACGTCGGTCGCGGGAACGGCGGCGGGTTCGGCGTCGGCGTCGTCGGCCCAGGCGGACATGATGCGCTCGCTGTTCGCGTCGCTGATGCAGGGCGGCTCGCTGTGA
- a CDS encoding metalloregulator ArsR/SmtB family transcription factor, whose protein sequence is MAMTDLLPLRDLQACCAPITKEVISEPDALSLASAMKALADPARLRLLSMIAAHEDGEACVCDLTEPLGLSQPTVSHHLKVLSAAGFLTRTKRGTWAYYRIAPGSLDAVSSFFGSV, encoded by the coding sequence ATGGCGATGACCGACCTCCTCCCGCTGCGCGACCTGCAGGCATGCTGCGCGCCGATCACGAAAGAAGTGATCTCCGAGCCGGACGCCCTTTCGCTCGCGTCCGCGATGAAGGCGCTCGCCGATCCCGCCCGCCTGCGGCTCCTCTCGATGATCGCCGCACACGAGGACGGCGAGGCGTGCGTCTGCGACCTCACCGAGCCGCTCGGTCTCTCACAGCCGACGGTCTCGCATCACCTGAAGGTCCTCAGCGCCGCCGGGTTCCTGACCCGGACCAAGCGCGGCACCTGGGCGTACTACCGGATCGCGCCGGGGTCGCTCGACGCCGTATCCTCCTTCTTCGGCTCGGTCTGA
- a CDS encoding flagellar basal body rod C-terminal domain-containing protein: protein MTFDAIGIAGTGLTLHRHWLDAISDNMANINTAKPTNGAAFQARYVVAQEGQGVSGVYVGGDAYGSAEGRMVYEPTNPVADANGYVRYPDIDLSEQMGALIMAQRGYQANAAVVNRAKETYQAALQIGKN, encoded by the coding sequence GTGACCTTCGACGCCATCGGAATCGCCGGGACGGGCCTCACCCTGCACCGGCACTGGCTGGACGCCATCTCGGACAACATGGCCAACATCAACACCGCGAAGCCGACGAACGGCGCCGCCTTCCAGGCGCGATACGTCGTGGCCCAGGAGGGCCAGGGCGTCTCGGGCGTGTACGTGGGCGGCGACGCCTACGGGAGCGCGGAGGGCCGCATGGTCTACGAGCCGACCAACCCCGTCGCCGATGCGAACGGCTACGTGCGGTACCCCGACATCGACCTCTCCGAGCAGATGGGGGCGCTCATCATGGCCCAGCGGGGCTACCAGGCGAACGCCGCGGTCGTCAACCGCGCGAAGGAGACGTACCAGGCGGCGCTCCAGATCGGAAAGAACTGA
- a CDS encoding arsenate reductase ArsC, translating to MTDTATPTVLFVCVHNAGRSQMAAGFLRELAGDRVAVLSAGSEPRDQLNPIAVQAMAEEGIDIAGFTPQILTTEAVKESDVVITMGCGDTCPIFPGKRYEDWDLTDPAGRPIEEVRPIRDEIKRRVQTLLAEIAPATAR from the coding sequence ATGACCGACACCGCCACCCCGACCGTCCTGTTCGTCTGCGTGCACAACGCGGGCCGTTCGCAGATGGCCGCTGGGTTCCTGCGCGAACTCGCCGGGGACCGTGTCGCGGTGTTGTCGGCCGGTTCGGAGCCGCGAGACCAGCTCAACCCGATCGCGGTCCAGGCGATGGCCGAGGAGGGCATCGACATCGCAGGCTTTACCCCCCAGATCCTCACCACCGAGGCCGTGAAGGAGTCGGATGTGGTGATCACGATGGGATGCGGCGACACCTGCCCGATCTTCCCCGGCAAGCGCTACGAGGACTGGGACCTCACCGACCCGGCCGGACGTCCGATCGAGGAGGTCCGCCCGATCCGCGACGAGATCAAGCGTCGCGTCCAGACCCTCCTCGCCGAGATCGCCCCCGCCACCGCACGCTGA
- the fliG gene encoding flagellar motor switch protein FliG, with product MSTVLTGAQKVAVVLMNMDQQRAAQVMKQFSDEEADEITAEILRLRRVDPGVAEKALDEFHDLATRGTMSTRGGRDIAVGLLEASFGAERATGVLNRVASNLAGKQFEFLDAVEPAQVQMLLAGELPQTSALVLAHLRADHASRILTGLDERARTEVAHAIATMGSPSPDAVRVVAETLKQRAGAVVSSRTASDAVGGVQPLVDIINRSDAATEKALLEALEQRDPQLAEEVRSRMLTFEDIVRLESRDVQQVLRGVDAAVLAVAMKGATEAVAEVITTNLSERNREILEEEVRILGPVRVSQVEDARAEIVRSIRDLEATGAITVQRGDEDAYVE from the coding sequence ATGAGTACCGTCCTGACCGGCGCACAGAAGGTCGCCGTGGTGCTGATGAACATGGATCAGCAGCGCGCCGCCCAGGTGATGAAGCAGTTCTCCGACGAGGAGGCCGACGAGATCACCGCCGAGATCCTGCGCCTGCGCCGCGTGGATCCGGGTGTCGCCGAGAAGGCGCTGGACGAGTTCCACGACCTGGCGACGCGGGGGACCATGTCCACGCGCGGCGGCCGCGACATCGCCGTCGGCCTGCTCGAGGCGTCGTTCGGCGCCGAGCGCGCCACCGGCGTGCTCAACCGCGTCGCCTCCAACCTGGCGGGCAAGCAGTTCGAGTTCCTCGATGCGGTCGAGCCCGCGCAGGTGCAGATGCTGCTCGCCGGTGAACTGCCGCAGACCAGCGCGCTCGTGCTCGCGCACCTGCGCGCCGACCACGCCTCGCGCATCCTGACCGGGCTGGACGAGCGTGCCCGCACCGAGGTGGCACACGCGATCGCCACGATGGGCTCGCCCAGCCCGGATGCCGTGCGCGTGGTCGCGGAGACCCTGAAGCAGCGGGCCGGCGCGGTCGTGTCGTCGCGGACGGCGTCCGACGCCGTCGGGGGAGTGCAGCCGCTGGTCGACATCATCAACCGGTCGGACGCCGCCACCGAGAAGGCTCTGCTGGAGGCGCTGGAGCAGCGCGATCCGCAGCTCGCCGAAGAGGTCCGCTCGCGCATGCTCACGTTCGAGGACATCGTGCGGCTGGAGTCGCGCGACGTGCAGCAGGTGCTGCGCGGTGTCGACGCAGCGGTGCTCGCGGTGGCGATGAAGGGGGCGACCGAGGCGGTCGCCGAGGTCATCACCACGAACCTCTCCGAGCGCAACCGCGAGATCCTCGAGGAGGAGGTCCGCATCCTCGGGCCCGTGCGGGTGTCGCAGGTGGAGGACGCGCGGGCCGAGATCGTGCGCTCCATCCGCGACCTGGAGGCCACCGGGGCGATCACCGTGCAGCGCGGGGACGAGGACGCATATGTCGAGTGA
- the fliE gene encoding flagellar hook-basal body complex protein FliE, which translates to MPIPAIGAISGIGATGGVTATQATGATGGASFGNALTGAIDNLQQLQGTSDKLAIQAVTGNLDDIHDATIASTRAQVTLELVAGVRNKAVDAFNEIMRMQA; encoded by the coding sequence ATGCCCATTCCCGCGATCGGAGCGATCTCCGGCATCGGCGCCACCGGTGGAGTCACCGCCACGCAGGCGACGGGTGCAACCGGGGGAGCGTCCTTCGGGAACGCCCTCACCGGCGCCATCGACAACCTGCAGCAGCTGCAGGGCACGAGCGACAAGCTCGCCATCCAGGCCGTCACCGGGAACCTGGACGACATCCATGACGCCACCATCGCATCCACCCGCGCCCAGGTGACCCTGGAGCTGGTGGCCGGCGTCCGGAACAAGGCGGTCGACGCGTTCAACGAGATCATGCGGATGCAGGCCTGA
- a CDS encoding FliH/SctL family protein, whose product MSSESAVAPAFAPFAVPVIAETAHERAAMTSARSRGYAAGFAEGRRAAAREQAQWLAQAEEARAAVTAEAAERAAVLAAALRASAVELREATVPVLSDAEAALVEAAFELASTVVGVVLDDRLAAARAAVERVLSGVSHGALPVVRLNPDDLADLRDAGLAADVQLVADPALARGDAIGELPNGWLDGRIHAALDRAREALS is encoded by the coding sequence ATGTCGAGTGAGTCCGCCGTCGCGCCGGCGTTCGCGCCGTTCGCCGTCCCGGTGATCGCCGAGACGGCGCACGAGCGCGCCGCGATGACCTCGGCGCGCTCGCGCGGGTACGCCGCCGGGTTCGCAGAGGGCCGGCGTGCGGCCGCGCGCGAGCAGGCGCAGTGGCTCGCCCAGGCGGAGGAGGCGCGCGCCGCCGTGACCGCGGAGGCCGCCGAGCGGGCCGCCGTGCTGGCTGCGGCCCTGCGCGCGTCAGCGGTGGAGCTCCGGGAAGCGACCGTACCCGTGCTTTCGGACGCGGAGGCCGCGCTCGTCGAGGCCGCCTTCGAGCTCGCGTCGACCGTGGTCGGCGTGGTCCTGGACGACCGCCTGGCCGCCGCACGCGCGGCCGTCGAGCGCGTGCTCTCGGGCGTGTCCCACGGCGCGCTGCCCGTCGTCCGCCTGAACCCGGACGACCTGGCCGACCTGCGCGACGCGGGGCTCGCGGCCGACGTGCAGCTCGTCGCCGACCCGGCACTCGCTCGCGGGGACGCGATCGGCGAACTGCCGAACGGCTGGCTCGATGGGCGCATCCACGCCGCCCTGGACCGGGCCAGGGAGGCGCTGTCGTGA
- a CDS encoding flagellar hook protein FlgE, with product MLRSLYSGISGLRSHQTMLDVTGNNIANVNTTAFKSSAVQFQDTLSQLVKGAGGAQPETGGTNPAQIGLGVLVAGISTNFTQGAAQATGRSTDMMINGDGFFVMKMGGQTVYTRAGSLDPDALGRLVGPGGAILQGWNAVNGVVQQGGALSDITIPLKAVTPASATTTSDVTGNLPSDAAVGDQLVRDIAVYDASGAARKLTLTFTKTGAGWNVGGADSSGATGVGALTFTNGVLTSGGAMTVGGVAIDLSAVTGYSGITTVSIKDQNGRAAGTLESFTLDKDGTITGLFSNGDKQAVGRIALATFVNPGGLEKGGGSTYSATVNSGAAQLGVPGQDGLGQLQGGSLEMSNVDLSQEFTNLIVAQRGFQANARIITTSDEVLQELTNLKR from the coding sequence ATGCTCCGCTCTCTCTACTCCGGGATCTCCGGTCTCCGCTCCCACCAGACCATGCTGGATGTGACCGGCAACAACATCGCCAACGTCAACACCACGGCGTTCAAGTCGTCCGCCGTGCAGTTCCAGGACACCCTGTCGCAGCTGGTCAAGGGCGCCGGCGGCGCGCAGCCCGAGACCGGCGGCACCAACCCCGCGCAGATCGGCCTCGGCGTGCTCGTTGCGGGAATCTCGACCAACTTCACGCAGGGCGCCGCCCAGGCCACCGGCCGCTCCACCGACATGATGATCAACGGCGACGGCTTCTTCGTCATGAAGATGGGCGGCCAGACCGTCTACACCCGCGCCGGCTCGCTCGACCCCGATGCCCTCGGCCGTCTGGTCGGCCCGGGCGGTGCGATCCTGCAGGGGTGGAACGCGGTCAACGGCGTCGTGCAGCAGGGCGGAGCGCTCAGCGACATCACGATCCCGCTGAAGGCGGTCACCCCCGCGTCGGCGACGACGACCAGCGACGTCACCGGCAACCTGCCGTCCGACGCCGCCGTGGGCGACCAGCTCGTTCGTGACATCGCCGTCTACGACGCGAGCGGCGCGGCCCGAAAGCTCACCCTGACCTTCACCAAGACGGGAGCCGGCTGGAATGTGGGCGGCGCCGACTCCTCGGGCGCGACCGGCGTCGGGGCGCTCACCTTCACCAACGGCGTGCTCACCAGCGGCGGCGCCATGACGGTCGGCGGAGTCGCCATCGACCTCTCCGCGGTGACCGGCTACTCGGGTATCACCACTGTCTCCATCAAGGACCAGAACGGCCGCGCGGCCGGCACGCTCGAGTCGTTCACCCTCGACAAGGACGGCACCATCACCGGTCTGTTCTCGAACGGCGACAAGCAGGCGGTCGGCCGTATCGCGCTCGCCACTTTCGTCAACCCGGGCGGCCTCGAAAAGGGCGGCGGCTCCACCTACAGTGCGACCGTCAACTCGGGTGCGGCGCAGCTCGGCGTGCCGGGCCAGGACGGCCTCGGGCAGCTGCAGGGCGGCTCCCTCGAGATGTCGAACGTCGACCTGTCGCAGGAGTTCACCAACCTGATCGTCGCCCAGCGCGGCTTCCAGGCGAACGCCCGCATCATCACGACCTCCGACGAGGTGCTCCAGGAGCTCACGAACCTGAAGCGCTGA